The Fictibacillus phosphorivorans genomic sequence GCTTAACTGAAAACGGTGCTAATTCTTGCAGTCGAACGTTTGGCTGAGAGATAAGAGGAAGCGGAACTGTCAATATGTAGACACCCCTTCCTCGTGAAGGGGTTTTTTGCGTTTTTGAAAGGAGAATTACGAACATGAGTAAAATTACAGCGACGTACTTGGTACATGATAAAAAAGAAAATCTACACAAAAAAGCGGAAGGCATTGCCTTAGGACTTACTGTAGGTTCATGGACAGATCTTCCTCAACTTGAGCAAGAACAGCTAAAAAAACATAAAGGTATCGTGGAAGAAGTTATTGAACTTCCTGAAGATCCACGTACAGATCAATTTTTAGGAAGTAAAAGAACTCGAGGCTTACTTAAGATTTCCTATCCATCAGCAAATTTTTCAAATGACATTCCAGCTATTCTAACGACGGTTTTCGGTAAACTTTCGTTAGATGGTGAGATCAAACTCGTAGATTTAGAGTTTGATAAGAATCTAGAACAGCAATTTCCTGGTCCAAAGTTTGGGATAACTGGAATCCGAGATATCTTAGGCGTACATAACCGTCCACTTGTTATGAGTATTTTTAAAGGGGTGCTCGGAAAAGATCTATCATTCTTCAAACAGCAATTATATGAGCAGGCTTTAGGTGGGGTAGATCTTGTGAAAGATGATGAAATTCTATTTGAGAACCCACTTACGCCTTTTGAAGAAAGAGTAAGAATCTCTAAAGAAGTATTAAAGTCCGTTCATGAGCGTACAGGTGAAAAGACAATTTATGCAGTAAACCTGACAGGCAGAACGAGTGAACTTCGAGATAAAGCGAGACGCGCAGCAGAATTAGGAGCCAACGCACTATTGTTTAACGTTTTATCCTACGGTCCAGATGTATTGCAAGAATTGGCAGAAGATAAAGAGATTCCTCTACCAATCATGGCACATCCTGCACTATCCGGAGCTATAGGGTCATCATCACTCTACGGAATTGGTTATTCCGTTTTGTTGGGTAAACTGCTTCGTTATGCAGGAGCAGATCTTGTGTTGTTCCCATCACCCTATGGAAGCGTGGCGCTTGATCGTAACGAAACCCTAAGTATTGCGGATGCCTTAACAACAGATAGCATTTCATTAAACAAGTCGTTTCCCGTCCCATCAGCAGGTATCCATCCAGGTTTAACTCCGGTTTTATACAATGACTTCGGATTGGACAGTGTTATAAACGCAGGTGGAGGGATACATGGTCATCCTGATGGAGCAGCAGGTGGAGCACGTTCCTTCCGTCAAGCGATAGATGCCGTTGTTAAAGGGGAAGACTTTGAAAGTTTTGCTGAAAAACATGCAGAACTACAAAAAGCATTAGAGCTTTGGGGCGGTGTTCCAGTAAAATGACAACTCAACAACATTCGGTAATCTTTTGTGATTTTGACGGAACTGTAACTGAGAAAGATAATATCGTTGCGATCATGGAAGAATTTTCACCCGAGGGCTGGCAGCCGATCGTGAATGAAATCTTGAATGAAACCATCTCGATTCGAGAAGGAGTCGGTAAATTGTTTTCGAGAATCTCTTCGGACAAAAAGGAAGAGATCATTGAATTCGTTGTAACACGTTCTAAGATTAGAGACGGTTTTCAGGAATTTATCTCATTTACTCAAAGTGAGAGGATTCCACTTTACATCGTTAGCGGTGGTATTGATTTTTTTGTTCATCCTGTACTAGAGAACAAACTAGAAAAAGACTATGTTTTTTGTAACGCAAGTGATTTTACAAACGACATGATAAAAATCACTTGGCCGAATGTATGTGATGATCAATGTGACAATGATTGTGGATGTTGTAAACCGTCTGTTATAAGGCGGCTGGAAGAGAAGTTTCCCCGAGCTGAAAAGATTGTGATCGGGGATTCGATTACTGATCTTCAAGCTTCTAAGATGGCTGATGTTGTTTTCGCAAGAGATTATCTGATTGAAAAATGTGAAGAAAACCAAATACCATACACACCATTTGAAACCTTTCATGACATCATTCATGTCTTAGAGAAAAGAGGTGTAAAAAGTTGAGTAAACAACAGCGCTGGAATGAGCTTGCAGATGTTAAGGATGAACTGGCATCAAGAGACTGGTTTCCTGGAACCAGTGGTAACGTATCCATTAAAGTAAGCGATTCACCTCTCGCTTTTTACGTTTCTGCAAGCGGAAAAGATAAAACAAAACGTACCTCAGAAGACTTTCTTTTAGTGGATCAGTTCGGTGAACCGGTAGAAGAAACGCATTTGAAAGCTTCGGCAGAAACAGGTATTCATTGTGAAGTGTATCGGTTAACGGAAGCAGGCTGTTGTTTACACGTTCACACCGTGGATAATAACTTAATCTCTGAATTGTATGGTGATGCAGGAGAGATTACATTCCAAGGCC encodes the following:
- a CDS encoding 2,3-diketo-5-methylthiopentyl-1-phosphate enolase; amino-acid sequence: MSKITATYLVHDKKENLHKKAEGIALGLTVGSWTDLPQLEQEQLKKHKGIVEEVIELPEDPRTDQFLGSKRTRGLLKISYPSANFSNDIPAILTTVFGKLSLDGEIKLVDLEFDKNLEQQFPGPKFGITGIRDILGVHNRPLVMSIFKGVLGKDLSFFKQQLYEQALGGVDLVKDDEILFENPLTPFEERVRISKEVLKSVHERTGEKTIYAVNLTGRTSELRDKARRAAELGANALLFNVLSYGPDVLQELAEDKEIPLPIMAHPALSGAIGSSSLYGIGYSVLLGKLLRYAGADLVLFPSPYGSVALDRNETLSIADALTTDSISLNKSFPVPSAGIHPGLTPVLYNDFGLDSVINAGGGIHGHPDGAAGGARSFRQAIDAVVKGEDFESFAEKHAELQKALELWGGVPVK
- a CDS encoding methylthioribulose 1-phosphate dehydratase, whose amino-acid sequence is MSKQQRWNELADVKDELASRDWFPGTSGNVSIKVSDSPLAFYVSASGKDKTKRTSEDFLLVDQFGEPVEETHLKASAETGIHCEVYRLTEAGCCLHVHTVDNNLISELYGDAGEITFQGQELIKAFGIWEEEGRITVPIVENYADLSKLSEAVGTVIKQDTKAVLIRNHGITVWGRNAFEAKKHLEAFEFLFSYHIKLQTLNVLNKNQSFGGVKNGTTTIS
- a CDS encoding 2-hydroxy-3-keto-5-methylthiopentenyl-1-phosphate phosphatase, which gives rise to MTTQQHSVIFCDFDGTVTEKDNIVAIMEEFSPEGWQPIVNEILNETISIREGVGKLFSRISSDKKEEIIEFVVTRSKIRDGFQEFISFTQSERIPLYIVSGGIDFFVHPVLENKLEKDYVFCNASDFTNDMIKITWPNVCDDQCDNDCGCCKPSVIRRLEEKFPRAEKIVIGDSITDLQASKMADVVFARDYLIEKCEENQIPYTPFETFHDIIHVLEKRGVKS